In Rhizobium sp. WSM4643, the following are encoded in one genomic region:
- a CDS encoding ABC transporter substrate-binding protein, producing the protein MTNLLKSCTAALACLSFATQGIAAEPLKALGKGEGAVSIVAWAGYIERGETDKNYDWVTDFEKETGCKVSVKTAATSDEMVSLMNEGGFDLVTASGDASLRLIAGKRVQPINTDLIPSFKTVDERLQNGPWYTVGGVHYGVPYLWGPNVLMYNTDAFKDKAPTSWNVVFEEQTLPDGKSNKGRVQAYDGAIYIADAAMYLMAHKPDLGIKDPYELNEDQYKAALDLLRGQRKLVSRYWHDAMIQIDDFKNEGVVASGSWPFQVNLLQADKQKIASTFPDEGVTGWADTTMLHADSEHPNCAYMWMEHSLKAKVQGDAAAWFGAVPSVPAACKGNELMGDAGCATNGFDHFDKIKFWKTPVAKCATQSECVPYHRWVSDYIGVIGGR; encoded by the coding sequence ATGACGAATCTGTTGAAATCCTGCACGGCAGCGCTCGCCTGCCTGAGCTTCGCGACACAGGGAATCGCCGCCGAACCGCTGAAGGCCTTGGGCAAGGGCGAAGGTGCAGTCAGCATCGTGGCCTGGGCCGGCTATATCGAGCGCGGCGAAACCGATAAGAATTACGACTGGGTCACCGATTTCGAAAAGGAGACCGGCTGCAAGGTCTCCGTCAAGACCGCCGCCACCTCCGATGAAATGGTATCGCTGATGAACGAGGGCGGCTTCGATCTCGTCACCGCATCGGGCGACGCCTCGCTCCGCCTCATCGCCGGCAAACGTGTCCAGCCGATCAACACCGATCTGATCCCGAGCTTCAAGACCGTCGACGAGCGCCTGCAGAACGGCCCGTGGTACACGGTCGGCGGCGTGCATTACGGCGTGCCCTATCTCTGGGGGCCGAACGTGCTGATGTACAATACCGACGCCTTCAAGGACAAGGCGCCGACCAGCTGGAATGTCGTCTTCGAAGAGCAGACGCTGCCCGACGGCAAGTCGAACAAGGGCCGCGTCCAGGCCTATGACGGCGCAATCTACATTGCCGACGCCGCGATGTATCTGATGGCCCATAAGCCGGATCTCGGCATCAAGGACCCCTACGAGCTGAACGAGGACCAGTACAAGGCCGCCCTCGACCTCTTGCGCGGCCAGCGCAAGCTCGTCTCGCGCTACTGGCACGACGCGATGATCCAGATCGACGATTTCAAGAACGAAGGCGTCGTCGCTTCCGGCTCCTGGCCCTTCCAGGTGAACCTGCTGCAGGCCGACAAGCAGAAGATCGCCTCCACCTTCCCGGATGAAGGCGTGACCGGCTGGGCCGATACCACCATGCTGCACGCCGACAGCGAGCATCCGAACTGCGCCTATATGTGGATGGAACATTCGCTGAAGGCCAAGGTCCAGGGCGACGCCGCCGCCTGGTTCGGCGCCGTTCCCTCCGTTCCCGCCGCCTGCAAGGGCAACGAACTGATGGGCGATGCCGGCTGCGCCACCAACGGCTTCGATCACTTCGACAAGATCAAGTTCTGGAAGACCCCGGTCGCCAAATGCGCCACCCAGAGCGAATGCGTGCCGTACCATCGTTGGGTGTCGGATTATATCGGCGTGATCGGCGGGCGGTAA
- a CDS encoding AraC family transcriptional regulator, with the protein MQTMLEEMRRLTAHAENRPTETGIPGILMVKGEIPEHKLGAVYEPMVNLILDGSKTLTIAGQDYYYDPASYFVISIDVPATGMVQQAGPDRPYIGVSLSLDPARVAALLLDLPPQSYQEGQTGGYSVCRMTPELLGAWLRMLQLMERPQDVPALAPAYEREILYRVLQGPQGWMLRDIAAPDSALSRIRLAIRWVREHYSEAVEVEKLAALTAMSVSAFHRHFKAVTAMSPIQFQKRIRLLQARQLLISQSGNASSVAYSVGYESASQFTREYARFFGQPPARDASLIRENIRPAA; encoded by the coding sequence ATGCAAACGATGCTCGAAGAGATGCGCCGCTTGACGGCCCATGCTGAAAACCGCCCGACGGAAACCGGCATCCCCGGCATCCTGATGGTCAAGGGCGAGATCCCCGAACACAAGCTTGGCGCCGTCTATGAGCCGATGGTCAACCTGATCCTTGATGGCAGCAAGACGCTGACGATCGCCGGGCAAGACTATTATTACGATCCAGCGAGCTACTTCGTGATATCGATCGATGTGCCGGCGACGGGCATGGTGCAGCAGGCAGGTCCCGACCGGCCCTATATCGGCGTCAGCCTATCGCTCGATCCGGCAAGGGTCGCAGCGCTTCTCCTGGATCTTCCGCCGCAATCCTATCAGGAGGGACAAACCGGCGGCTATTCCGTCTGTCGCATGACGCCGGAACTTCTGGGTGCCTGGCTGAGGATGCTGCAGCTCATGGAGCGCCCACAGGATGTCCCTGCCCTTGCCCCGGCCTACGAACGCGAAATCCTCTATCGCGTGCTGCAGGGACCGCAGGGCTGGATGCTGCGCGATATCGCAGCACCTGATAGCGCCCTGTCGCGGATACGGCTCGCCATCCGCTGGGTTCGCGAACACTATTCGGAAGCGGTCGAGGTCGAAAAACTCGCCGCCCTCACCGCCATGAGCGTCTCGGCCTTTCATCGCCATTTCAAAGCTGTGACGGCGATGAGCCCGATCCAGTTCCAAAAGCGCATCCGCCTGTTGCAGGCCCGCCAGCTTCTGATTTCCCAATCCGGAAATGCATCCTCCGTCGCCTATTCCGTGGGCTACGAAAGCGCTTCCCAATTCACCAGGGAATATGCACGCTTCTTTGGCCAGCCGCCGGCGCGCGACGCCTCGCTGATAAGAGAAAATATCAGGCCTGCCGCCTGA
- a CDS encoding LysR family transcriptional regulator has protein sequence MAFTLRQVQYFVAVAEQGSVTRAAQNLSISQSSVTEALKELETDLGVELFERHPRGLTITHNGHQFLRHATKILASVSDARTSFSGQQSALSGTLNIGVTSLVAGYVLSDLLARYRRACPGIEVSAIEDNGGYLEHLLVGGELDVAVMVISNLRDRMALQAEILETSPYRLWLPMGHPLVSADIISVADIAREPLIMLTVDEIEENTGKLLSALGARPHVAFRTRSVEAVRSLVATGAGVALLPDLVYRPWSLEGDRIESRDVSGSLPVVQVGMVWRKGSSLPQAARDFVGIAESLRSGRIR, from the coding sequence ATGGCCTTCACGCTTCGCCAGGTTCAATATTTCGTCGCCGTCGCCGAACAGGGTTCGGTGACGCGAGCCGCGCAGAATCTTTCGATCTCGCAATCCTCGGTGACGGAAGCACTGAAGGAGCTCGAAACCGACCTCGGCGTCGAGCTGTTCGAGCGCCATCCGCGCGGCCTGACGATCACCCATAACGGCCACCAATTCCTGCGTCACGCGACGAAGATCCTCGCCTCTGTCTCCGATGCTCGGACCAGCTTTTCCGGCCAGCAAAGCGCTCTTTCCGGCACGCTGAACATCGGCGTTACCTCGCTTGTCGCCGGCTACGTGCTCTCCGACCTGCTGGCGCGATACCGCCGCGCCTGTCCGGGCATCGAGGTCAGCGCTATCGAGGACAATGGCGGTTATCTCGAACATCTGCTGGTCGGCGGCGAATTGGATGTCGCCGTGATGGTGATATCAAACCTGCGCGACCGCATGGCGCTGCAGGCGGAAATCTTGGAGACCTCGCCCTATCGACTATGGCTGCCGATGGGCCATCCACTGGTGTCGGCCGACATCATCTCGGTCGCCGATATCGCCCGCGAACCGCTGATCATGCTGACGGTCGACGAAATCGAGGAGAATACCGGCAAGCTGCTCTCAGCCCTCGGCGCCCGCCCGCATGTCGCCTTCCGCACCCGCTCGGTGGAGGCGGTGCGCAGCCTGGTTGCGACAGGCGCCGGCGTGGCGCTGCTTCCCGATCTTGTCTACCGTCCATGGTCGCTGGAAGGCGACCGCATCGAGAGCCGCGACGTCTCCGGATCGCTGCCGGTCGTTCAGGTCGGCATGGTCTGGCGCAAAGGCTCCAGCCTGCCGCAGGCGGCGCGCGATTTCGTCGGTATCGCCGAGAGCTTAAGATCCGGTCGCATCCGCTGA